One Asterias rubens chromosome 1, eAstRub1.3, whole genome shotgun sequence genomic region harbors:
- the LOC117288126 gene encoding iron-sulfur cluster assembly 2 homolog, mitochondrial-like has product MAAYVGSLSRRVFRSYLNLNLYQARQLSTKPQAESTAKDINITDSCAKHLAKINEGKQHLRVSVEGGGCSGFQCLFNLDSEQNIQEDDRIFERDGVKVIVDEVSLEYIKGATVDYHEELIRSAFRVINIPMSENGCSCGVSFSLKL; this is encoded by the exons atggccgcttaCGTGGGCTCCCTCAGTCGAAG GGTCTTCAGAAGTTACCTAAATCTCAATCTGTATCAGGCAAGACAACTCTCAACCAAACCTCAAGCAGAATCAACAGCAAAGGATATAAACATCACTGACAGTTGTGCCAAG CATCTTGCTAAGATCAATGAAGGAAAGCAGCATCTGAGAGTGTCTGTGGAGGGAGGAGGCTGCTCTGGCTTTCAGTGTTTGTTTAACCTGGACTCTGAGCAAAACATTCAGGAAGATGACAG GATATTTGAGAGAGACGGTGTGAAGGTGATCGTTGATGAGGTGTCACTGGAGTACATCAAAGGAGCCACCGTGGACTACCACGAGGAACTGATCCGCTCTGCCTTCAGGGTCATCAATATACCCATGTCTGAAAACGGCTGCTCATGCGGCGTCTCCTTCTCTCTTAAACTCTAA